One part of the Glycine max cultivar Williams 82 chromosome 14, Glycine_max_v4.0, whole genome shotgun sequence genome encodes these proteins:
- the LOC100814205 gene encoding uncharacterized protein: MQGIKLGFTIMLVVAGIVAVPRISGQVCNGNLGTIQEECEEYYKPGGPTIPPSTECCNALRNVDVPCMCRLANNFQSYFSGGKVVYTLRQCGKDVPPGTTCGGYRAPPASTQV; this comes from the exons ATGCAGGGAATTAAATTAGGGTTTACAATAATGTTGGTGGTTGCTGGCATTGTAGCAGTGCCACGCATCTCGGGTCAAGTATGCAATGGTAATTTGGGTACTATTCAAGAGGAATGCGAGGAGTACTATAAACCCGGAGGGCCAACTATTCCGCCATCTACAGAATGCTGCAACGCTCTGAGAAATGTTGATGTGCCCTGCATGTGCCGACTTGCTAACAATTTTCAGTCATACTTCAGCGGGGGAAAAGTTGTCTATACCCTCAGGCAGTGTGGAAAAGATGTTCCTCCCGGAACCACCTGCGGAG GTTACCGTGCTCCCCCTGCTTCTACTCAGGTGTGA
- the LOC100814736 gene encoding adenylyltransferase and sulfurtransferase MOCS3 — MSASEILRELDSLKDEKTKIEHKISALEAQLREINLQNDAAPPNASSSSSYPTNGLTQDMIHRYSRHLVLPSFGVQGQANLLKSSILVVGAGGLGAPALLYFAASGVGRLGVIDHDVVELNNMHRQVIHTEAYVGKPKVKSAAAACCSINSTIQVVEHEEALQTSNALEILSKYDIIVDATDNAPTRYLISDCCVVLGKPLVSGAALGLEGQLTVYNYNGGPCYRCLFPTPPPRTACQSCAEGGVLGVVPGIIGCLQALEAIKIAASVGEPLSGRMLLLDALSGRIRIVKIRGRSMQCEACGENATFTQQQFREFDYEKFTQTPLRVPPLKLNLLPRESRISSKEYSEVIIKKGPHVLVDVRPAHHFKIASLPKSLNIPLSTLEARLPEVSSALKKEEEESGAVSGSSAQLYVVCRRGNDSQRAVQYLHKMGFTSAKDIVGGLESWAHNVDHQFPTY; from the exons ATGTCGGCGTCGGAGATTCTTCGGGAACTGGATTCGCTGAAGGACGAAAAGACCAAAATTGAGCACAAAATCTCTGCGCTTGAAGCTCAACTCAGAGAGATTAATCTCCAAAACGACGCCGCACCTCCcaatgcttcttcttcttcatcgtACCCCACCAACGGATTGACCCAGGACATGATTCACAGATACAGTCGCCACCTTGTGCTCCCTTCCTTTGGTGTTCAAG GGCAGGCAAATCTATTGAAGTCGTCAATCTTAGTTGTGGGAGCTGGAGGTTTGGGTGCACCTGCATTGTTATACTTTGCAGCTTCTGGTGTTG GGCGCTTGGGTGTTATTGACCATGACGTGGTTGAGCTGAATAATATGCATAGGCAG GTTATCCACACCGAAGCATATGTTGGTAAGCCAAAAGTGAAATCTGCCGCTGCTGCTTGTTGCTC GATCAACTCCACTATTCAAGTTGTGGAACATGAAGAAGCTTTGCAGACTTCCAACGCTTTGGAAATTCTCAGCAA ATATGATATAATAGTAGATGCAACAGATAATGCTCCTACCCGATACTTGATCAGTGATTGCTGTGTGGTTCTAGGAAAG CCTCTTGTATCAGGTGCTGCACTGGGATTGGAAGGGCAG CTTACTGTCTACAATTACAATGGTGGTCCTTGCTATCGATGCCTCTTTCCAACTCCACCACCTAGAACAGCATGCCAAAGTTGTGCTGAGGGTGGAGTTCTAGGAGTAG TTCCTGGTATAATTGGCTGTCTCCAAGCTCTTGAGGCTATTAAGATTGCAGCTTCTGTTGGTGAGCCACTCTCAGGAAGGATGCTTCTCTTGGATGCATTGTCTGGACGGATTCGTATT GTCAAAATTAGAGGAAGGTCTATGCAGTGTGAAGCTTGTGGAGAAAATGCAACATTTACCCAACAGCAATTCCGAGAATTTGATTATGAGAAGTTCACTCAGACTCCCTTGCGTGTg CCTCCTTTGAAGTTAAATCTACTTCCCAGAGAATCAAGAATCAGCAGCAAGGAGTACAGTGAAGTAATTATTAAGAAGGGACCTCATGTGCTGGTTGATGTTAGACCAGCACACCATTTCAAGATTGCATCTCTACCAAAGTCTCTGAACATTCCACTCTCAACATTAGAGGCTAGGCTGCCTGAAGTATCATCAGCTTTGaagaaagaggaagaggaaaGTGGTGCAGTTTCTGGGTCAAGTGCACAATTGTATGTAGTATGTAGAAGGGGAAATGATTCTCAAAGGGCTGTTCAGTATCTTCACAAAATGGGTTTCACTTCTGCCAAGGATATTGTTGGTGGCTTAGAATCTTGGGCCCACAATGTGGACCATCAGTTCCCTACATATTAG